Part of the Amblyomma americanum isolate KBUSLIRL-KWMA chromosome 7, ASM5285725v1, whole genome shotgun sequence genome, ACCCACACTTGCCGATCCTGGCTTGCAACATGGACCTGCAGTGGATGGCTGAAGCCTGCCTACCCAGGTGGGGCACGGTTGTCTGTTGCGCTTCTCCACATCAACGCACGTGGTAAAGGTTCCTGAGGCAGAAAAAGTATGTAAGCTATGACGTACCAAAAGTCCAGTAAGATGAGAGGAGGGGAGATGGTTCTTGAAGGAGAAACTTGAGCCAGGAGAGTGAAGGAAGCCTCAGACCCACTGGACGCTTTGACAAAGGCCTTCATCTGGGGCATACAAAAACTATCCCTGTGTGCAGAATAGGGCCTAAATAAGTGCTAagtgaaggcacagcgcacgaaaggcgggactgagaaagagacaaacacagcgctgtgtttgtctctttctcaatTAACAGCGCtctgtttgtctctttctcagtcccgcctttcgtgcgctgtgccttcatttagtatcgtgtaccgactagcccagacaaacaccttattgccTAAATAAGTGCTTTGATGCAATGTGTCTGTCCATACTTTTATTCATTCTCTGTAGAGCTTTTTCTCTCCTTCGTAGCAGAATGCCGTAAGTGGTTCATATATATAGTTGGCAGGTCTGGCATGGCTTTGAGGAAGGCAGTGGTGCAAATCCGCTTCGAATGTCTTTGAGTGGGAGTGTTAAGCCGAAAGGGAAGCAGCAGGGTTTGCCACACACATTGGTGGCAGGCTTATCATGAACAAGAAATGAAAAACATACAGTGGGCAGTTTGGTTTCAAAGACTGCTTGGGACATTTAAAACTTGACATTTTTGAAGCAACAACATAGCATGATATTTAGGCATTAGAACAGACCAAGGCTAGtttcttgtgaaaaaaaattgcttactCGAATGTTTTAGTTAGTTTGTTGAAACAGATTCTTTCAGCCAGGTGTTAATACACAGCCAGACACATGCACGTGCACATGATGCACGTTGACCTGATTGTACCATTGGCATTTTCTGCTTGTCAAAAATTACTTGGCCGACATTTTTGTCAGTTCCATGGAGCATAGTGTGGGAGCTTCCACAGTTTGCCCTTGTTGTGGAAACAGGAAAGCACTGAACAAAACTGGAGCCTGCACATGAGTGCTCTCGGAAGGTGTAGACATAGTGCAGCCATTTTTGTAAACAGGCGTGTTAGACGAGACAGTAAATTTAGGCCGGTCTGTCGTTTAGACCGGAAGCATGACAGACACGTTCCATGGAGGGGGTCCTCAGGTCCCACGTTAAAATTATCAGTCATCTTCGGACCCGGAGATAAAGCCTGTGGAAGAAAACAGCCCTTGCAGAGATTGCAGCacctcctgctttttttttctttgttacttTGTTGCCAGATATGGTGCCACCCGGTGGTGTTAAAAGTTGAAGTTAGGCTGTATCGATAGATTAGTAAGACATTCTAATGATAAAGACTCtactctcacaaaaaaaaaagatcttttaTAAGCTAGGAAAGGCCAAGATATCAAATAAAAGTATCGCTACCAACAGCCATTTTTGCAAGAAAACTGCAGCAAGtaagaacagttttttttaaGCATGGATCCCTGAGGCTTGGTTACAATGCCATTCAATTCCAAACAGTAATCATGGAGTCCTTTTTGTTCTTGATGTCgtgagtttgaattgagtggcagGGAAAGAATGTTTAATTTTTAAATCTTCTTTTGTCATCAATGAAGTGTTGTTTGCTGCTGAACGATTTTCAGCATAGTGAGAAAGAGCCATGGAATTGATTTTTGCTAACAAAGCTTAGCTTGAGTTGTCCTCCATTTCCCTTTAAGTGAACCCTTTAACTAATAGTGTGTCACGTGGTCAACAAAAATGACCAGATATTTTGTCTAGTTATGGTATGGGTGCTGTTTATTAAATTGTGTTGCGACTTACTATTGCATGTACTTGCACAATCACCGGACATAGCTTTATGATATTATGATGTCTAATGTGTATTGCTGCTTAAGAGCATGGACTTACGAAGACAAGTGAACCAGGATGTGGTTGTGACGTGCTTTCTAAGTGCATGCtttgtttttcttcatgcttTCTCTGTTTTGTATTGGTTGATGGTAAACTATATTTTTCTCTCTATATGCAGGTTTGGCCATGGCGCCTTTCTAGTCTGTTTGGAGAATTTGTACAAGGTAATGCTTCTCTTTTTCTGTGAGCCTGAGCAGTTTGTAATTTCACTGTTTGCCAAACGTTTTCAGTAATTATAGACGAgagccctctttttttttctttttcctgccaTCCTGAAGTGACCGTGAACTCTGGGCACTTTGACGCTGTAATGGCTGTTAAAAACTTAGTCACTACCTGTAACTATCACCCACTGCAGTTGATCAGTAGTGAAAGTGGAGCTCTGTGTTTGACTGTGAGGGCACAGGTCTCACAGCCAATCGCAGCAGCCGCATTTTCAAATCACTTGTGTACCAACAGTCTAGTGCAGGTTAAAAGAGCTCCAGGCACTTCCGTTGTTGCTTTATGAAACACAAGTCCAAGGATCTCTTGCAGCTGTTGTGCAAAAAGTTCAGGATATAAAGCTGTTTATGTGTgctcgtcttttttagcgctgtggAATTCTTCCCTTAttcagtatgcaccaactagcccagcaattgcTTTTCCTTAAAGCTACTTCATTTTACTTTCACAAGATCATTGCTAGTatgtatttgtttgtttatttatttgcttaAAACACTGTCAATCTCAAGGGAGATTATTGCCCTTTGCATGGGCCATGAGGGAACTTGATATAAAAACACAGATGGTAAGTACAAAAATACAAGTAAAGGAtcaaacagagaaaaaaataacaatagTCGCAGTTACAGAGTGGTAGTACAGTGCatgtgaagtgaaaaaaaaatgccgtaaATATCATTAACAATTCAGCAGATAGATGAAAGTACTCGATGCGTGCTCAGGCTTCGACTTCCAGAATACGAGGCATGATAAAATGATGTTATAAATACAAAATACAAATGATGAAAGGTGCACGAAATGATTGATGTTGAGTGGCGACATCATAAGGGCACAGTTTGGGGAGATGAGGTGTTTGGACCAAAGCCCCTGCCCCGCTTGCCTATCGGTCGTCACATGTCCCGGTGCATTATGGGTGCGCCATAGGCTTACCAGCATGGATGTGCAAGCATGCCGGTTGAAATTTGGAAGAGACTAAAGAGGAATGCCCAAAAGAGTGCTGAGCCATGTGCTAAGAAGCTGCCCCTGTACTCTTCATGTaataaaaaattttcaaacaTGGAACTCAGCCATTTGGCATGCAGTGATTTATTGTGTTGTCGCATTCGCTGCAAAAAGGTGTAGGGAGCATCAGCACCTGCCCACAGTGATCACACATTTACGTGACTCTCAAAAATTGAACTTCTGGTGAAGTGAATGTAGTAGTAGCCTACCGGTTTAGATTAACGTAGCCTTTCTTTGTGTCCTTGGTTCTTTTGAAAGTGGCCTTTGGTAGTAATGATAGCTAGTTTATTCATGTCCTTGGCTTAGTTGGAAGACATTTCACTGAATCTGTTCGAATTTTAGTGTTAGTTGTAATGATGTCATTTATGCAGCCGACTTACAAATTCTAGATGAAAGATGTCAGTGCTGTGAGTTAACTAACAACTCCATTTTGACCAACACTAGAACAAGTCAGCTGAAATGTGTATTCATTATGTCCAAATGCTTAAATAGTACATGGATGTCTCTCCAGCTACAGAAATGCTGGTTGTACTGCTATGTGAGCATTGCAATTCTGAACTCAATTACTGCCTTGTTTTTAATAATGATCCTCAAGCTGGGGGGTGCATTGGAGGCAGGTCCATCCTTAAAATGTACTTCCATTGGTCATTACATCAAGCATGCACATATAAAAGGGCCTGATGTATGATGCCCAAATTGTCATTTGCAGGTTTTACATACAAATTACTCCCTATGTCACCTGAAATAATCTTGATGCCAGCCAATTTAATTTTCATGCTACAGTATTGCCAACAACTGTGGCAGGCGTTTAAATTAGTGCCAGTGTATTTAATCGTGGCGCCATCTAACGCATCAACTAGACAAAACTATGCTCCAACTAACCTGCAAGAATGTTCACGCCATCTAAGATAACACAACTTCCGAGCCATTTTAATTTGAGCACCAGCCCTTTTAATTCACTGGTAGGAAATAAACATGGCAGGCGACCGCAGTGCCATAATTAAGTGAGGCTCAGCTGTAGTAATTAATGACGGTGCTTTATGGTCTTTGGGATCATGCACCACCTGTAGGACACCACTGCATAGAATATTTGACCTTGACCACATTGTTAATCAACTGCGTCTTGATAGAAGTGACAGTATAGGAATTCTCTGTATTTGAGCAAATGCTTGCGGCTTGGAGGCAGGAAGCACAACCAGGAAATAAATGAACCctgggcagctttttttttcttttttttttgagtttgTGGCTTTGCACAGTGTTTTGGCTTAAGTCTTTGCATACCTTTCAGCATCACTTTATATGCTTATTTATGGCATGTCATTAGGCATGGAAAGAATTTTGGCACGTAACTGCTGTAGCAGTGCTTCCATTACCATTTGGTGTTGCAGGTGGTTCCATGAAGGCGTCTCAATAACTGGGTTCAAATATCCGAAAATTCTTCAGTAACTGTGTTAGTAATGGGACATTTCCGGAAAAAGATGTCAGCCAGTGCTTTATGCCACTCACCACATGGCCGTGGTTTTAGGATGACTTGAGGAAGAGACATGATCTACTTGTTACCTTTGTGGACCGTCGTTCAACAATTGCTTTTTGTATTTTAACAGTTTTGCCAATAAAGAAAGCAACTGGAGGTTGCTGTGTTGGTGTTTTGTCACATGCAGATTGTAATGCTTAAAAGGACCAACAACTCTCCAAATTGCATCGTGAGATTATGGTGAAAAGGCAAATGGCCTTGCCCCAAATTGTAAGAGCTGAGTACCACAGTTTCAAAGAAATgaggatttataattttaatttttcgGTTAAAATTGCATAAAACAAACAACTTCCAGCTTGCGGTGAAACCTTACCATTACTGGTGTATCCCACCATGTGACCACATCTCAATAAAATATTActtatttgttaattttttttttgcacacttgCCATAAAAGCATAATTGGGTTCGCTGTACACTATAGGCAAATAGGTGTTTTCGTGCAGGAACTGGAGAAGGCTCCTGCTCTTGTTATTGTTGGTCAGCCACTTGGAAAAATCATCCTCCTCTGTCGCCGTTAGCCCCACTTCCtgtaaaattgcttttttttttctttcgggggGTGTACACCGTATTTTATTACTGTATTACTTAAGCTCTCACCAGTGTGTCCTTTAGCTAAAAAGCAGTGCTTTCTTCCAATTGCCGAtgaagtgcttttagcttttgtcaCTAGATGATGCCAGTGTTTTTGAAATTTTAGATGAAGTGGTAACCATGGTCTACTAAAACTTTTGTCAACAAGGCGTATATCACTGTGCCGAAACAGCTTTGAGTTTGGAAACTGAAATGGCTACTCTATACTACAGCTTTCTAATTACTTCTGggcagaagtagtagtagtaaatggtttattaaaataataataaaaaggaaggaaaagattcttgctagccccggcatctgccatcaatactgaagcgcctgagctgggccaggggaaataaaggatagcaggcagaatggagaaatgaaatgaaagaggtgaggggacaggaagagaggataggggggagaggtTATATActcaaaaactatttacacaataataaatatgtacaggttgcatgtgtaattagttcatgatgaagcaataaaaacgtgcgcacagcactatgttcactacagctggagtggggcgtccaattGTTAATTGTCCAATGTAGCACTtgggacgattaacagctggagTATATTAGTTTTCAGTGCATCACTTTTGCTAGCGAGCAATTGCCATTGTGCTCGCTAACCACGTTTTCCAGCATGGGGATACATAAAAATAGACACATCCTCTGATTGAAAAATTCTCTGTAAAAATGTTCTACATTGTTTCTACAAAATCGCTGCTGAATCGAATACCTTAGTAAGTTTTCCATTGCACCGAAAAAAATGGGTGTTTAATATTCAGTTGTCAATCCCTTTAAGGAAACGGTGGTAACCAATGTCGGAAACAGCTGGTTGGCCCCTGTTCTTACGTAGCAATGGTCATTCTAGCTGTTATTAGTAATTGCGGCAGTTTGAGAAATGGGTGCATTTGTCGTCCTGTATAAGCAGTTAACATCTTGACTGTGCTCTAAGCGAAAGGTGAACAGGAGGCAATAGGTCCTCAAGATCACAAGGGTAGTAGATTAGGCTGGTCGGTGCTTAAATGCCATTTTAGGAGCTAAAATTCGACATGGACACGGAGACTGCTCAGACTGATCATCCACGTTGGCTCTTATTTTGACATGCTCAAAATGTTCAGGGTGCACCAATGTCATACTTTCCTGTTCTCAGTTGTGCTGCTGTAGTACGAATATGAGCAGTTATTGTAGTGGAACAGTGTTGTAATGTTATTACCTGTGGTTTTTCTCTTGCAGAAGGTAACAGGTAGGGACATGATCTACACAGCTCTGATTGGAAAGCCGAGTGAGATAACGTACCTGCATGCTGAGTCCTGTGTTCAGGAAGAGGCTCACAGGCTGGGCATTACGCACCCAGTTCGCCGCCTTTTTGCCATTGGGTGAGTGACTGTTTTCATGTTCTCACCCCGCCATCTGCATGACTGAGGTTTGGTGCGATTGTTTTTTCCATCTTTGTGATTGTTCCTTCTTTCCTTGGTAGGTGCCTATAATATGGGCACAGGTTTGAACATGAGTTTTAAGATGCTGCAAATTTTGCCATCGTTTGTAATGATGCAGTTTCAGGTCTGGTTTCTGGGCTTAATGTTCAATTCGGAATTCAGTTGGTGCCACACAAGCGACATTTATGTGAAGCCAGCAGGATTATGTCGAGCCAGGTTTACGGGTTCGACTTTCTCATATAATAACCATTGAGTCAGGTTGGGGAGCCTAGGTTCGGGAGCCAGCCCGACAGCAAATGGTGGGTTATGTGCCAGTGTGCATATAATTGCTACTGAACCAAGGAGATAGATTAGCAAGATGGAATAGGAGGCTGTTTAGTTTTGGCACCATCACACCTCCGAGACAGTGGTAGCTTTTCGTGAGCTTGGATGCTACGTTGCAATCTCACACTACCTTGCTTGATGCTGGTTGTTGCTGTGGGTTGTGTCAGGCTCGACCTGCTAAGATCATACGCATGCAAATGTGCAAGCTTTGGGTTTGGGTAGCCTTGCTCAATCCAACAGCTGGCTCGGCCTACTCCTGTAGAGTTCATGTGAACGAGGCAACACAAGTCCAGTACCAGTAACTGACAGACCGTATAGGCTTGAGCAGCAGCAGATATGGACACAAGCTAGAAATGCTTCAGTGTGAACTACATGGAGATTGGATCATAAACTTTTAAAAGGGTGTTAAGCCACGAGCTTGTACACCTTTTGCTTTGCTCTATAAAATGCACATTGATACATACGTTTCTGATAATATTCTCACGCACTGGTTTAGTAGACTGGACAAGCAAGTTTCCTGTATACCCACAACTTAGTGCTGTTATCTGATTATTGCAGTTGAGGCAAAGTCTGAGAAAGATAGAAGGGGCCACAGTTAATTTTTTTGAAACGGGAATTTTGTTGAACCAAGTAAACTTTGGCGTGTTAGCTAAATGTTGTTTATATAAATTGAGGGACTAATTTTCAGAGATTGTCAAGATGGGTTTTGTTAAATCGTAATACAACTATAATTCCAGTTTAATATTACTGGTGATGTTAAATATCAAATCAGTTTTTCTCATCATTAATTGGGATGAATCATTTGTCATGTCATAAAACTTTATGTTAAGCAGGGAACCTCACACAGTTGCATTGTTTTTGAGACCATTCTCATTATCTTTAGGTCACGGTGGCTTAGGGGCTTTGGCGTTTTGCTGCTGAGCCCAAGTTCGCGGGATTGAACCTTGGCCGCAGCGGCCACATTTCAGCGGAGACcacctaggtggtctaaattaatctggagccctccttCATGCTCTCTCATAACCCACTTGGCACTTTGGAATGTTAAATCCCACATGCCACGCTATACTATTATCTTTTGTCTGCCACTGACTTTTTGTGCTGTTTTgtctttgtaataagggagtaatcactCAATGGCACTCACCCAGCTTTCTCCACCCTGggtgattcccctaaacatttgaccaacactatCTTGTCTTTGATAGCATAACTTCATGTTTcctgctttttttgtgtgtgtttgtgtaatCTAAAGGGACAACATAAACACCGACATCTATGGAGCCAACTTGTACAACCGCTACTTGGAGCGTCGCAGAAAAGACGACTTTTCCAAGGCGATCCTGGCAGCCGGCTCCAACTCAGCCCGCCAGACTTTAAACTCCACCATGTCCAAGGATGCTCGCACCACTGCCGAGGTAAGCTGTGCCACCTTTTTAGATGTTTCTCAAccttttcctctgtttctgtgCAACGCATTGCAAAACAATAGCAGATAGATTAGCTTTGTGTGTAGTTTAGCAGTTTAAAGGTTCTGCTTGTGAATTGGCCACAGAAAGTTGCAATGCATTTCTTTGTGAAGCCGAATGAAAATAAGATGCTTGATGATTTCTGGAAGGCTGTCGGACTGCACCGTGTGTCGCATACAATGTGAAGGGCCCCAAGCAACTTTTGATCGTAAGTTCTGTTGCAAGCTAGTAGTTGTTAAGCAGTGTTCAAAGGACACACCCTCAGGCTTTTTACTGAGGAAGTGAAGTGCTATAGTAAAACTGGCTGAGTGAAGCACTTTAATCTGGCTACAGGTATTGCCCTTGTTCTTTCATAACTTCTCTGGGTGCCCTAGGGCTAAACAAGAACATTCTCTGTCTGGCGCAGATGGTCGGGAACTGCGGAGCAGTGAGCTGCATTTCCGTGCTGGTGCACACAGGCGTGTACAACGAGGACCTGCATGATGACACCTGTGAACACACACCGCGCGATTTCCTTCCCGTTGAGGTCGGTCTCAAGGAGCCAGCGTTCCGTGTGGACAACATTCTCTCTGCAGTCGATTTAATCTTTGAACGGGAGGGTTTTTCTTGATGCTGTCACGAAGGGCTATGGTTTATAATGAGAGCTGTCTTGCACACACCTCCTACTCTCTCTTGTCTGTTTCTTATTATTCTCCTTGAGGTTTCTGGCTTCgtgcgttttttcttcttttaaatgcATACATTAATTTTTGTTCTACATTTTGTTTCACGTTTTTTGATACATTTTAATGCCTTGTCAATTATGTGTGTCTAACAGCTGAATCCCACATTCATGTTGAAGGAAGGAATCAAGGTAAAATAGCCATGtcttttttatgtgtgtgtataaaagcttgACATTGGAAAGCGAGTAGCTCCAGGGTGCTCCATTAGCCTTCTTTGGTAAGAGATTGCAAATGCCTTTTTAGCTGCAGTAGGCTGCAGCATCCTTAGTCCCCACCCTGTGCAGACAGTTGTTAAACACATCA contains:
- the LOC144098634 gene encoding haloacid dehalogenase-like hydrolase domain-containing 5; the protein is MAHFGLLLDIDGVIVRGRKVISHAVKAFQKLVDSKGKFRVPTIFVTNAGNSRRQDKADQLSQWLGVKITEQQVVMSHSPLRMFQQFHDKHCLISGQGPIVDIARGLGFTKVSTVDHLRSHFPLLDAVDHKRRQTEPSPYERYFPRVEAVVLFGEPVRWETSLQLIIDVLMTNGLPCAAAPAIPYPHLPILACNMDLQWMAEACLPRFGHGAFLVCLENLYKKVTGRDMIYTALIGKPSEITYLHAESCVQEEAHRLGITHPVRRLFAIGDNINTDIYGANLYNRYLERRRKDDFSKAILAAGSNSARQTLNSTMSKDARTTAEMVGNCGAVSCISVLVHTGVYNEDLHDDTCEHTPRDFLPVEVGLKEPAFRVDNILSAVDLIFEREGFS